A window of the Pecten maximus chromosome 19, xPecMax1.1, whole genome shotgun sequence genome harbors these coding sequences:
- the LOC117317527 gene encoding aspartic and glutamic acid-rich protein-like, which translates to MAEWFIRQHVEDDHVEDDHVDNNHVEDDHVEDDHVEDYHVDNNHVEDDHVEDDHVDNNHVEDDHIEDDNVEDYHVEEYHVEEYHVEDDHVEDDHVEDYHVEDDHVEDDHVEDYHVEDYHVEDDHVEDDHVEDYHVEDYNVEDDHVEDYHVEDYHVEDDHVEDDHVEDDHVEDDHVEDDHVEDDHVEDDHVEDYHVEDDHVEDDHVEDDHVEDDHVEDDHVEDDHVEDYHVEDDHVEDDHVEDDHVEDYHVEDDHVEDDHVEDDHVEDDHVEDDHVEDDHVEDDHVEDDHVEDYHVEDDHVEDDHVEDYHVEDDHVEDDHVEDYHVEDYHVEDDHVEDDHVEDYHVEDDHVEDDHVEDYHVEDYHVEDYHVEDDHVEDDHVEDDHVEDDHVEDDHVEDYHVEDDHVEDDHVEDDHVEDDHVEDYHDDHVEDDHVEDDHVEDYHVEDDHVEDDHVEDDHVEDDHVEDYHVEDYHVEDDHVEDYHVEDDHVEDDHVEDDHVEDDHVEDYHVEDDHVEDDHVEDDHVEDYHVEDDHVEDDHVEDDHVEDDHVEDYHVEDDHVEDDHVEDDHVEDDHVEDYHVEDDHVEDDHVEDDHVEDDHVEDDHVEDDHRTHVEDDPVEDYHVEDDHVEDYHVEDDHVEDYHVEDDHVEDYHVEDDHVEDDHVEDDQVEDDHVEGDHVEDDHVEDDHVEDDHVENDGDEEVDE; encoded by the exons ATGGCGGAATGGTTCAT AAGACAGCATGTAGAGGACGATCATGTAGAGGACGATCATGTAGATAACAATCATGTAGAGGACGATCATGTAGAGGACGATCATGTAGAGGACTATCATGTAGATAACAATCATGTAGAGGACGATCATGTAGAGGACGATCATGTAGATAACAATCATGTAGAGGACGATCATATAGAGGACGATAATGTAGAGGACTATCATGTAGAGGAATATCATGTAGAGGAATATCATGTAGAGGACGATCATGTAGAGGACGATCATGTAGAGGACTATCATGTAGAGGACGATCATGTAGAGGACGACCATGTAGAGGACTATCATGTAGAGGACTATCATGTAGAGGACGATCATGTAGAGGACGATCATGTAGAGGACTATCATGTAGAGGACTATAATGTAGAGGACGACCATGTAGAGGACTATCATGTAGAGGACTATCATGTAGAGGACGATCATGTAGAGGACGATCATGTAGAGGACGATCATGTAGAGGACGATCATGTAGAGGACGATCATGTAGAGGACGATCATGTAGAGGACGATCATGTAGAGGACTATCATGTAGAGGACGATCATGTAGAGGACGATCATGTAGAGGACGATCATGTAGAGGACGATCATGTAGAGGACGATCATGTAGAGGACGATCATGTAGAGGACTATCATGTAGAGGACGATCATGTAGAGGACGATCATGTAGAGGACGATCATGTAGAGGACTATCATGTAGAGGACGATCATGTAGAGGACGATCATGTAGAGGACGATCATGTAGAGGACGATCATGTAGAGGACGATCATGTAGAGGACGATCATGTAGAGGACGATCATGTAGAGGACGATCATGTAGAGGACTATCATGTAGAGGACGATCATGTAGAGGACGATCATGTAGAGGACTATCATGTAGAGGACGATCATGTAGAGGACGATCATGTAGAGGACTATCATGTAGAGGACTATCATGTAGAGGACGATCATGTAGAGGACGATCATGTAGAGGACTATCATGTAGAGGACGACCATGTAGAGGACGATCATGTAGAGGACTATCATGTAGAGGACTATCATGTAGAGGACTATCATGTAGAGGACGATCATGTAGAGGACGATCATGTAGAGGACGATCATGTAGAGGACGATCATGTAGAGGACGATCATGTAGAGGACTATCATGTAGAGGACGATCATGTAGAGGACGATCATGTAGAGGACGATCATGTAGAGGACGATCATGTAGAGGACTATCAT GACGATCATGTAGAGGACGATCATGTAGAGGACGATCATGTAGAGGACTATCATGTAGAGGACGATCATGTAGAGGACGATCATGTAGAGGACGATCATGTAGAGGACGATCATGTAGAGGACTATCATGTAGAGGACTATCATGTAGAGGACGATCATGTAGAGGACTATCATGTAGAGGACGATCATGTAGAGGACGATCATGTAGAGGACGATCATGTAGAGGACGATCATGTAGAGGACTATCATGTAGAGGACGATCATGTAGAGGACGATCATGTAGAGGACGATCATGTAGAGGACTATCATGTAGAGGACGATCATGTAGAGGACGATCATGTAGAGGACGATCATGTAGAGGACGATCATGTAGAGGACTATCATGTAGAGGACGATCATGTAGAGGACGATCATGTAGAGGACGATCATGTAGAGGACGATCATGTAGAGGACTATCATGTAGAGGACGATCATGTAGAGGACGATCATGTAGAGGACGATCATGTAGAGGACGATCATGTAGAGGACGATCATGTAGAGGACGATCAT AGGACTCATGTAGAGGACGACCCTGTAGAGGACTATCATGTAGAGGACGATCATGTAGAGGACTATCATGTAGAGGACGATCATGTAGAGGACTATCATGTAGAGGACGATCATGTAGAGGACTATCATGTAGAGGACGATCATGTAGAAGACGATCATGTAGAGGACGATCAAGTAGAAGACGATCATGTAGAGGGCGATCATGTAGAAGACGATCATGTAGAGGACGATCATGTAGAGGACGATCATGTAGAGAATGATGGTGATGAAGAAGTTGATGAATAA